A stretch of Pygocentrus nattereri isolate fPygNat1 chromosome 8, fPygNat1.pri, whole genome shotgun sequence DNA encodes these proteins:
- the rhogd gene encoding ras homolog gene family, member Gd: MQTIKCVVVGDGAVGKTCLLISYTTNAFPEEYIPTVFDNYSAQMSVDGRTVSLNLWDTAGQEEYDRLRTLSYPQTNVFIICFSIGSPSSYANVRHKWHPEVSHHCPSVPILLVGTKKDLRSDSETVKKLKEQNLAPTTHQQGSALAKQINAVKYLECSALLQEGVREVFAEAVRAVLYPVTKKNSKKCVLL, translated from the coding sequence ATGCAGACGATAAAGTGCGTTGTGGTTGGCGATGGGGCTGTGGGGAAAACATGCCTCCTCATCTCGTACACCACCAACGCTTTCCCGGAGGAGTACATCCCCACCGTGTTCGACAACTACAGCGCTCAGATGAGTGTGGATGGTCGCACGGTCAGCCTCAACCTCTGGGACACAGCGGGGCAGGAAGAGTATGACCGCCTGCGCACGCTTTCCTACCCACAGACCAACGTCTTCATCATCTGCTTCTCCATCGGCAGCCCCTCCTCATATGCTAACGTTCGACACAAGTGGCATCCCGAGGTTTCACACCACTGCCCCAGCGTGCCCATCCTCCTCGTGGGCACCAAGAAGGATCTGCGCTCTGACAGCGAAACCgtgaagaagctgaaggagcagAACCTGGCTCCTACCACCCACCAGCAGGGCAGCGCGCTGGCCAAACAGATTAACGCGGTTAAGTATTTGGAGTGCTCAGCGCTGCTCCAGGAAGGTGTCAGAGAAGTGTTTGCGGAGGCGGTGCGTGCCGTGCTTTACCCAGTCACCAAAAAGAATTCCAAGAAGTGCGTGCTTTTGTAG